CCAAACTGCCACATCCCACAGCACCGCTCCCCACCCTCCATCCCCAAGCGTCACCCCCGACCCACTCCGATCCCACGGGCAACCTACAGGTTTTGGTACCCAGCGGGCACAGGCACGAGTATAATATTCTACCCATCACCCTTTGTGAACATGAGTCGGGTAACCTGATCCGAGTCTCAAGTCACATACAGATATGATTCACCCATACTAACCCGACCCGTTGCTATTCCAAACTTCAGTCGTGTCGGCATACACTTAATCAACACTCCTGCGGCAGCACTCACCAGACCTGTATCCAGGGGCGGATGGGCCATTATGGCGTGGTATGGCGCCCACCATACCTTGATTTTGGCCCAGCCCATAAGCCTACTGACTCATATGAATATTACCTTCAGTATTTCTGCAGCCCAGTAAGGCAGCAAGGCCGCAAGGCAAATCCACAAGGTAGTTAGTCAATTCTGTATCGATTCAGCACTCAACAGGCTGCAACAAGTATCAATTCTTTATTTCCTTCCATAACGATACATCTGCGTTTGATCTTGCACCATTGCACGCAGTGtgcggacggcggcgccctgcgCGGCTTGGCCTCGGCGGTGACTTGACTGGCCTTGGCTGCCTCCACCTCCTTCTCCGCCTTCGCTCCTGGCGCGGCTGCTTCCGGGACTGGTTCTTGCGGCACCTCTTCTTGCCCAGTCGTGGCCGCCGTGCTGGATGTGGAGGGCTCTTGCGCGAGGTGGCTGTGGAGGGCTCTTGCGCGAGGTACGACTTGTCCTCGACAGCGCTCGGCGTGGCTCAGCCTCGAGCCCTCGACCTCATCCTCACCGGCGATTCAGCGACATCGAGCTCCTCCCGTAGGCAGTAGGCAGCGGCGCAGCGCCTGGCCACCCGGGAGCCCTGAGGCCAGCGCAACTGCGCAAGTCACAAGATGCTACCTCAAAACCAGAAAATTAAGGGAAAATCTAAAACTAGAGGTAgttgaaatttgaaaacaatTTATTTGTTGTCAAATCATTAAAATTAGTTGTGTCAttgtttgattatttgcttTTTGTTTATGATTTTGCTATTTTGGTACGCAGATATAAAAAGCTATTTTAGCAGCTCAAACCTGGGTGCTCATACAAGCGGAAACAATGCGAATACTGTACAAGGAGAAGAGCCCCATGGCCAAGAGGATGTTAGAATCGAAGTTATAATAGCCGCACAAGAGGAAGAGGTCCAAGAAGAAGTTCGTGCTGAGATTGAAGGTGTCCATGAAGAAGCAACACCGGTATATTATTAAGACCGAGTTGCGCAACAAAATGTGTAATGCTTGGTGTAATGATTTGATGGTGTGCTACATTGAGCGAGGGATATTTAAAGGACTTGATTTTGGTAAAATTAAGAAAGAGTTTTAAAAGAAAGGTAAGCGAATACATTGCCTAGGTCTCCTAGGCATAATTAAAGCTTCCATATCGGTACGTCTTTTATCTTTTACTTGCCTATTATATGTTTCTATCTTAAATATGACactactaaattttttgatgtccaacttttattttatttatttacatgtGGATTGTATTTGATGATTATATTTAGTgtcatataattttattactctgtgaataatttttattttgcacTATATATTATTGTCTATGCTACCGACTCCACCATTCCTAAAATCTAATCCTGCCTCCGCCACTGCTTGTATCTATATATATGGCCCAGCCTCCAGCCTTGGGACTCAGCAAAACTTCCAGCTGCTTCTTCTCAGCTCTCATCGAAGCTTTCTTCCTCCCTCACTCTGTGTCGTCCAGTGCCGCCCCCAGTTTCAAACAGACCCAAACGCGCGCGCAGAGTCGATTGACCGAGCGAGTGGCAAGATGGTGAGCCGGGTCGCCGAAGAGAAGCCGCCGCAGCAGCTGCTGTCCAAGAAGGCAACCTGCAACAGCCACGGCCAGGACTCGTCCTACTTCCTAGGGTGGCAGGAGTACGAGAAGGACCCCTACGACGCCGTCTCCAACCCCACCGGCATAATCCAGATGGGCCTCGCCGAGAATCAGCTGTCGTTCGACCTGCTGGAGTCGTGGCTGGAGGCCAACCCGGACGCGCTCGGGCTCCGGCGGGAAGGTGCCTCCATCTTCCGCGAGCTCGCGCTGTTCCAGGACTACCACGGCATGCCGGCCTTCAAGAATGTAAGTGATTTGTGAATTTACTAGCCATCCACTTGGTACTTGCTGTATGACTAGACTAACGCGGTCGCGCGCGCGCACACCGATGAGTAAACAAGACTGACCCGCGCATGTATGCACGTGACCTGAGCAGGCATTGGCGAGGTTCATGTCAGAGCAGAGGGGGTACAGGGTGGTGTTCGACCCCAGCAACATCGTGCTCACCGCCGGTGCCACCTCGGCCAACGAGGCGCTCGTGTTCTGCCTCGCCGACCACGGAGATGCCTTTCTCATCCCCACTCCATACTACCCAGGGTATGCATACGTTCTACACAAACACATGCGTCGCTTTTACTTGCATATGGAACGTGCAAGTGGCGGCTGCTGAGTGGCGCCGCGCGCGCGCTGCACGTTATTGGTTTAACTACGCGCACATGGCGAGATGGCTGCTGACTCGCGTCGCGCTTGGCGTTGCAGATTCGACCGCGATCTCAAGTGGCGCACCGGCGTCGAGATCGTCCCCGTGCACTGCACGAGCGCGGACGGCTTCCGGGTGACGCGCGCCGCGCTGGACTACGCGTACCGCTGCGCCCAGAAGCGGCGGCTGCGCGTCAAGGGCGTGCTTATCACCAACCCCTCCAACCCGCTCGGCACCACGTCgccgcgcgccgacctcgaggcgctcgtggacTTCGTTTCCGCCAAGGGCATCCACCTCGTCAGCGACGAGATCTACTCCGGCACGGCCTTCACCGAACCGGGCTTCGTCAGCGTCCTCGAGGTCCTggccgcgcgcggcggcggcgccgacgtGTCGGACCGCGTGCACGTCGTGTACAGCCTATCCAAGGACCTCGGCCTCCCTGGCTTCCGCGTGGGCGCCATCTACTCCTCCAACGCCGCCGTCGTCTCCGCGGCGACCAAGATGTCCAGCTTCGGTCTCGTTTCCTCCCAGACGCAGCACCTCCTCGCCACGCTCCTCGGCGACAAGGACTTCACCCGCCGGTACATCGCTGAGAACAAACGGCGGATCAAGGAGCGGCGCGACCAGCTCGTGGAGGGCCTCAGGGGGCTCGGCATTGGGTGCCTGGAGAACAACGCGGGGCTGTTCTGCTGGGTGGACATGGGCCATCTGATGCGGAGCCGGTCGTTCGAGGGCGAAATGGAGCTGTGGAAGAAGGTGGTGTTCGAGGTGAGGCTCAACATCTCCCCGGGCTCCTCGTGTCACTGCCGCGAGCCCGGTTGGTTCCGCGTCTGCTTCGCCAACATGTCTGCCAAGACCCTCGACGTAGCCTTGCAGCGCCTGGGCGCCTTCGTTGACGCCTGCAAGGgtccgcgccgcgccgccgcgcccgccaggAGCATGAGCTGCCCGCTCGCCATCAAGTGGGCGCTCCGCCTCACCCCGGCCTCCGCCGACCGGAAGGCCGAGCGGTAGCCGGCCGGGCAATGCTCAGCTACTGGAGTACTGTTCATAAGTTACTGCCACGTTAGAATCGATTAGTAGTAATTCCTTATTGGCTTCCTCTAATCTTGTAGTATATACTGCAATTTTTCCTCGGAGCACCGGCGCCGAGCTGCACGAGGGCCACCGTTGTATTCGGTAGGAGCAGTTGGGATCGATCATGCAGGGCATTGTGTACTCGATCATGCGTGGCATTGTGTATTTTCTCTGTTTAAAAATAATAggtatatttttagttttatcTTCGAAGGTGAATTTAGATTAAATTTTcttgtaaaatatattatttataactatagaatatatataatgtgaaattattttgaattacaaaataattatatgatttatatatattagatatttttataatttgattaaatattagttaaatatacaaattttgatttttttaaatacacCTACTATTTCAAGGGAGTATTTTTGACTGGAAAATCCTTCGAATTTTCCGGTTGTTTGTTGTACGCTGTCACTG
The nucleotide sequence above comes from Phragmites australis chromosome 4, lpPhrAust1.1, whole genome shotgun sequence. Encoded proteins:
- the LOC133914156 gene encoding 1-aminocyclopropane-1-carboxylate synthase 1, with protein sequence MVSRVAEEKPPQQLLSKKATCNSHGQDSSYFLGWQEYEKDPYDAVSNPTGIIQMGLAENQLSFDLLESWLEANPDALGLRREGASIFRELALFQDYHGMPAFKNALARFMSEQRGYRVVFDPSNIVLTAGATSANEALVFCLADHGDAFLIPTPYYPGFDRDLKWRTGVEIVPVHCTSADGFRVTRAALDYAYRCAQKRRLRVKGVLITNPSNPLGTTSPRADLEALVDFVSAKGIHLVSDEIYSGTAFTEPGFVSVLEVLAARGGGADVSDRVHVVYSLSKDLGLPGFRVGAIYSSNAAVVSAATKMSSFGLVSSQTQHLLATLLGDKDFTRRYIAENKRRIKERRDQLVEGLRGLGIGCLENNAGLFCWVDMGHLMRSRSFEGEMELWKKVVFEVRLNISPGSSCHCREPGWFRVCFANMSAKTLDVALQRLGAFVDACKGPRRAAAPARSMSCPLAIKWALRLTPASADRKAER